Part of the Pseudomonadota bacterium genome is shown below.
ACGCCCTCGGTGCCACGTCTGCTGCCGAGACCGGCGAGTCCAAGCAACTCATCGTCCGTATCGTTGCGATGCTAACCAAGCTCTGCCGATAGTCACGGCCACGCTTACGACCACGACCACGACCACGACCACGACCACGGCCACGGCCACGGCCACGGCCACCACAGCTCGCTTGGATCTGGCCCTGGCCCCGCTCGTGACCGCGGCGCTCCCGTATCGCCTCGCACCGACTCCAGCCCCCGCTTCCGAAGCGCCCCGCGGTCGTAGTCGTGAACGTAGTCGTGGTCGTGGTCGTGGTCGTAGTCGTAGTCGTAGCCGTAGCCGTAGCCGTACCCGTAACCAGTACGACGCAACCCAGCCACTGACCGACCGATATCCTCACCATGCTCTCCTACGAAAAGCTCGATGTCTATCAGTGCGCGATCCAGTTCGTCGCCCGTGCAGTCACCTTGTCGCAGCAGATGCCCAAGGGCTATGCAACGCTGGCCGACCAGTTGCGCCGTGCAGCTATGGCCATCCCGCTCAATATCGCCGAAGGTGTGGGCAAACCCAGTCTGGCCGACCAGGCTCGTTTTCATGCGATCGCGCGCGGTTCCGCCATGGAGTGCGGGGCCATCCTAGATGTCATGCACGCCCTCGGTGCCACGTCTGCTGCCGAGACCGGCGAGTCCAAGCAACTCATCGTCCGTATCGTTGCGATGCTAACCAAGCTCTGCCGATAGTCACGGGTCACGAGTGGGATCCCGCTACGGCCACGGCCACGCTTACGACCACGACCACGACCACGAC
Proteins encoded:
- a CDS encoding four helix bundle protein, with translation MLSYEKLDVYQCAIQFVARAVTLSQQMPKGYATLADQLRRAAMAIPLNIAEGVGKPSLADQARFHAIARGSAMECGAILDVMHALGATSAAETGESKQLIVRIVAMLTKLCR